In one window of Massilibacterium senegalense DNA:
- a CDS encoding DHH family phosphoesterase, translating to MKQQILKEIKEHDTIIIHRHVRPDPDALGSQGGLAQIIQTTFPEKNVYIVGEENPNLTFLTKMDTVEDKVFKEALVIVCDTANTERVDDSRYATGKKVIKIDHHPNREPFGDICWVDTGASSTSELIYELYEQGKNQGYRLNDEGARLLYAGIVADTGRFLFPNATTKTFQYAGELVKYNFERKALYDDMYRTPMHVARLQGYILQHVTLSEDGVAFVKLTKALMDEFQITTFEASQLINTLGNIDGILAWAFFVEEEEQIRVRLRSKGPVINMIAEKYNGGGHPLASGATIYQWEDLEKVVAELNDVARLYRK from the coding sequence ATGAAGCAACAAATTTTAAAGGAAATAAAAGAACACGATACAATTATCATTCATCGCCACGTTCGTCCTGACCCAGATGCATTAGGGTCACAAGGTGGACTAGCACAAATCATTCAAACAACGTTTCCAGAAAAAAACGTTTATATCGTTGGAGAGGAAAATCCTAACTTAACGTTTTTAACAAAAATGGATACAGTAGAAGACAAAGTTTTTAAAGAAGCTTTAGTCATTGTGTGTGATACAGCAAATACCGAACGAGTAGATGATAGTAGATATGCGACAGGGAAAAAAGTGATAAAAATTGATCACCATCCTAATCGTGAACCATTTGGGGATATTTGTTGGGTAGACACGGGGGCAAGTTCTACTAGTGAATTAATTTATGAATTGTATGAACAAGGAAAAAATCAAGGGTATAGATTAAACGACGAAGGCGCACGTTTATTATATGCAGGGATCGTCGCAGATACAGGGCGCTTTTTATTTCCGAATGCAACGACCAAAACATTCCAATATGCGGGAGAATTAGTGAAATATAATTTCGAAAGAAAAGCACTATATGATGATATGTACCGAACACCGATGCACGTTGCTAGGTTGCAAGGATACATTTTACAACATGTTACACTATCCGAAGATGGTGTTGCTTTCGTGAAACTAACAAAAGCATTAATGGATGAATTTCAAATTACGACATTTGAAGCTTCACAATTAATCAATACGCTCGGAAATATTGATGGTATTTTAGCTTGGGCCTTTTTCGTAGAAGAAGAGGAACAAATTCGTGTTCGCCTCCGTTCAAAAGGACCTGTTATTAACATGATTGCAGAAAAATATAATGGTGGAGGTCATCCGTTAGCTTCTGGTGCTACAATTTATCAATGGGAAGACCTCGAAAAAGTAGTAGCAGAATTAAATGATGTAGCAAGACTATATCGTAAATAA
- a CDS encoding YtpI family protein, giving the protein MPVFGFLAVFAIGLFIFYRAKTLFRSLPPYEYAWTRAKAQITLAAFLIFFATNQLLHLTTKVALVVNIIFMVLGIASAIQGIKKYRYYTPLAIDEAQNKSE; this is encoded by the coding sequence ATGCCTGTGTTTGGTTTTTTAGCAGTGTTTGCAATTGGGCTATTTATTTTTTATCGTGCGAAAACATTATTCCGTTCGTTACCACCGTATGAATATGCTTGGACACGCGCAAAAGCACAAATTACATTAGCTGCTTTTCTTATCTTTTTTGCGACGAATCAATTGCTTCATTTAACAACAAAAGTAGCGTTAGTCGTCAATATTATTTTTATGGTTTTAGGAATCGCTAGTGCAATCCAAGGTATTAAAAAATATCGTTATTATACACCACTAGCTATTGACGAGGCACAAAATAAATCAGAATAA
- a CDS encoding DRTGG domain-containing protein, whose amino-acid sequence MATKHEQILHYIDSLEVGTKISVRQIAKELSVSEGTAYRAIKEAENQGYVSTIERVGTIRIKKKQKENIEKLTFAEVVKIVDGQVLGGKEGLHKTLNKFVIGAMKLDAMMRYIDAGSLLIIGNREKAHEFALETGAAVLITGGFDTNDEVKRLADELQLPIISTGYDTFTVATLINRAIYDQLIKKEIVLVSDILIPIDKTNFMYKTENVMRWYELNEQTSHSRYPVVDENMKIQGIVTSKDILEADKEAFIEKVMTKNVITVNEKTSLATAAHQMVWEGIELLPVVDQSQRLIGVISRQDVLKALQMIQNQPQVGETIDDVINSRLEDEQEENTYRFEVTPQMTNHLGTISYGVLTTIITVAGNRVLRQYKKGDLVVENLTIYFMKPVQIDSVLDIKPKMLEVGRKFGKVDVELYLEGTIVGKALMTAQLIDRH is encoded by the coding sequence TTGGCCACAAAACATGAACAGATTTTACATTATATCGATTCTTTAGAAGTTGGAACGAAAATTTCCGTGAGACAGATTGCAAAAGAATTATCTGTTAGTGAAGGCACGGCCTATCGGGCAATTAAAGAAGCGGAAAACCAAGGATATGTTAGTACAATTGAACGTGTAGGAACAATTCGTATTAAGAAAAAGCAAAAAGAAAATATTGAAAAGTTAACGTTTGCGGAAGTAGTTAAAATTGTTGACGGTCAAGTACTTGGCGGAAAAGAAGGATTGCATAAAACATTAAATAAATTTGTAATCGGTGCGATGAAATTAGATGCCATGATGCGCTATATTGATGCTGGAAGCTTATTAATTATTGGGAACCGTGAAAAAGCGCATGAGTTTGCCCTTGAAACCGGTGCTGCAGTGTTAATTACCGGAGGCTTTGATACAAATGATGAAGTGAAACGATTAGCAGACGAGTTACAGCTACCGATTATTTCTACTGGTTATGACACGTTTACTGTTGCAACGTTAATTAATCGTGCTATTTATGACCAATTAATTAAAAAAGAAATTGTGTTAGTATCGGATATTTTAATTCCAATTGATAAAACGAATTTTATGTATAAAACCGAAAATGTGATGCGTTGGTACGAATTAAATGAACAAACAAGTCATAGTCGTTATCCTGTCGTAGATGAAAACATGAAAATCCAAGGAATCGTGACGAGTAAAGATATTTTAGAAGCAGATAAAGAAGCATTCATTGAAAAAGTGATGACGAAAAATGTGATTACTGTGAATGAAAAGACGTCCCTTGCGACAGCAGCACATCAGATGGTTTGGGAAGGAATTGAGCTATTACCGGTAGTTGATCAATCACAACGTTTAATAGGCGTCATTAGTCGACAAGATGTATTAAAGGCATTACAAATGATTCAAAATCAACCACAGGTTGGGGAAACAATTGATGACGTAATTAATTCTCGATTAGAAGATGAACAGGAAGAGAACACGTATCGTTTTGAAGTAACACCACAAATGACGAATCACTTAGGGACAATTTCATATGGTGTCTTAACGACCATTATTACAGTGGCTGGAAATCGTGTCCTCCGTCAATATAAAAAAGGAGATTTAGTCGTTGAGAATTTAACCATTTATTTTATGAAACCGGTCCAAATTGATAGCGTACTAGATATAAAACCTAAAATGTTAGAAGTAGGTCGGAAATTTGGAAAAGTGGACGTTGAGTTATATTTAGAAGGAACTATTGTTGGGAAAGCGTTAATGACTGCTCAGTTAATCGATCGCCATTAA